One region of Maylandia zebra isolate NMK-2024a linkage group LG10, Mzebra_GT3a, whole genome shotgun sequence genomic DNA includes:
- the LOC106675662 gene encoding odorant receptor 131-2-like, producing MSDISQTNISVGLHDLERGLLSSLTTLPCCVFFCINVIMLFTLRSKSVFRETCRYILLYNLVLADTLQMAVSQILYMMSICRITLPYPVCGILVMFANLTNEISPLTLVLMSLERYVAVCYPLRHATIITIRNTEVSIITIWIFCSLNILIRVLLLLEFPFEELQRLQLKRYVCNTFLMFLTPVSHEYDKAYTCFLFVSAFVGVTCSYVGVMLAARSASTDKASAGKARNTLLLHLVQLGFSLSSTVNNALLLLTSKTVSNRVSLLIQNALYILLFILPRCLSALIYGLRDQTIRPILVYNLCCQLKLLAVTAGAKIYP from the coding sequence ATGTCTGATATATCTCAGACCAACATCTCTGTTGGACTGCATGACCTAGAAAGAGGTTTGCTCTCCTCCCTGACTACATTACCATGCTGTGTTTTCTTCTGCATTAATGTGATCATGTTGTTCACCTTGAGGAGTAAATCAGTGTTTCGTGAAACCTGCCGTTACATTCTCCTGTATAACCTCGTTCTTGCAGACACGCTACAGATGGCAGTGAGCCAGATACTATACATGATGTCTATTTGTAGAATAACGTTACCTTATCCTGTCTGTGGTATTCTTGTCATGTTTGCTAATCTCACCAATGAAatctctcctctcactctggtGCTGATGTCTCTGGAGCGATATGTAGCTGTGTGTTACCCACTCAGGCACGCTACTATCATCACCATCAGAAACACAGAGGTGTCCATTATTACGATTTGGATCTTTTGTTCACTGAATATTCTCATTCGAGTTCTGCTGCTGTTAGAATTTCCATTTGAAGAGCTGCAGCGTCTGCAGTTGAAAAGATATGTTTGTAATACATTTCTCATGTTTCTCACACCTGTATCTCATGAGTATGACAAAGCTTACACTTgctttctgtttgtgtcagCTTTTGTTGGAGTCACTTGCTCCTATGTAGGTGTTATGTTGGCAGCTAGATCGGCCTCCACAGACAAAGCTTCAGCCGGGAAGGCTCGTAACACCCTGCTGCTACATCTGGTGCAGCTCGGCTTCAGCCTCTCTTCAACTGTGAACAATGCATTACTTTTACTCACCTCAAAAACAGTTTCAAATAGAGTGTCTCTGCTCATACAGAATGCTCTTTACATCCTTCTTTTTATTCTCCCCAGATGTCTGAGTGCACTTATTTATGGTCTCAGAGACCAGACCATCAGACCCATCCTTGTTTATAATCTATGTTGTCAACTGAAACTTTTAGCTGTCACGGCAGGGGCTAAGATTTACCCTTAG